From the Cyanobium sp. M30B3 genome, the window CTCCTGCGTCAGGAACTGCCACAGGCACGCTGGATCCTGAGAAGTGCCGTAGCCGGCACCACACCACCCCAGGTCCTGACCGAAGCAATCGGATCCGTCGCCGACATGGTGATCGTATCAACTGATGCAAGCCTGCAGACGCCGGCTGTCTGCGAAGCACGGGCAAGGAATTGCCGCCTCGAATCCATCCCTGCCCTGGCAGATATGAAACGCCTGGAAGGAATCACGGCCAGCCCTCACGTAGGCATCCGGGTCGGTTACCTCGGGCTCGTGGAACCCACCAAGATGCATCCGCGCTTCGCCAGGCTGGCTGCGCACATCACGAACCCGGAGGTTCAAATCGAGATTTATGGAGGGGGCTCCTGGAAGGCGGAACTTCAACAGCAGTTCGAAGGATTAGGGATGTCGGATCGAGTGAGGTTTCATGGCCACGTTGAGGACATTCGATCCGCCTTCGCCACGATGGATATCTTCGGGTATCCGCTCGTCCCGGAAACATTTGCGACCAGCGAAAAGACAATCCAGGAGGCCATGTGGGCGGGAATTCCTCCGGTCGTCCTCGCCGGCACCGGTGCCACCCTGTTGGTCCAGCATGAACACACCGGACTCGTCTGCGAACACGAAGCGGACTACCCACATGCGATCGATCGCCTCGCCGGGGATCCGATCCTGCGCCGACGGCTCGGCGAGGCAGCACATGCCTTCGCCAGAGAGACATTTGACCCTGTTCGCAACGCAGCACGGTTCCACGAGATCTTTGAAACCGCGCTATCCCTTCGGAAGCGACCGCACGTCCCCCTGCCAGGACGCGATGCCCCCGGAGCACTGCGGTTTGTGCAAAGCCTCGGGATGCTCGGCCATGCCTTCCAAACCAGCCTGATGGCCGACACTTCGCTCTCGAAGGACCAGATTGGAGCCGCCGAAGACGCGATCCGCCATGCGTCCCCCGTCATGACGCAGGGCGAAGGCGGCATCGTCCACTATCGCAACACCTATCCCCAGGATCCTCATCTCCACTACTGGTGCGGATTGATTTCGCTGCAAGCCGGAAACTGGGATGGAGCCCGCCGGGAATTCGACGCAGCCATCCAACTCGGGTTGGACCGCGCCCGGGTCCAGGACCACCTCCCGAACCCAGCCCATGCAGCTTGATCAAGGGATTGGTGCCGCTCACGGTCAGGTGTGGCGAGGACCAGAGCCCAATCGCCAGCACAGACTCCTCCTGACCGCCTGCCGCGAACCCACCGAGGCCGCTCTGGCAGCCTGGAACCGTTGGATCCAGACATGCCGCTTCAATGATCAGGACCCAGCCAGCTTCGAACTCGCCTCGCTGGCGGTCGGACGGCTCGGCGCACTGGCAGGGGAGGGATCAGAGGCTGTCCGCTGCCGCGGTTGGACCCGTCGCGCCTCTTTCTTCTCCAGGATGGCAACCGAGGCCACTGAGCGGCTGCAGGAAGCATCCCTTCGCCTTGGCCTGCCTCTGATCGGAGTCGGGGATATCGCGACCTTCAGAGCCGGCCTTCAGTTCTCAGGCCGTCCATTTCCGGTGCGATCCCTCGAATTTCACGTCCCTGGCGCCTCGAAAGACGACCTCAGGCAACTCCACGCCGCGGCCATGCAAGGGGCTGCCGGCGAAGCCATCCGCACCCGACGGCTCGCGTTGATCCTCCGCCCGGACGCCAGGCACCCAGACGTCACCACACCCGCCGGACACATCGTGTGGCTCGCCAATCGCAACTGGTGTCGCTTTCCACCCGGCCGGATCCGCTGGATCCTTGAGGTCGCTGCAATTCTGGAGTCAGCTGCCGAACCCGACATGCTGCCCCTTCAGGTCGTCGGTGAAGCATGTCGGATCGAGGCCATCGCCGCAGTGGCCGAAGCCTTCCGCTGGATCCATGCCACGAGCCACGATCGCCGGCAACTGGATGCCCTTGTCACGGCCCTCTCTGCGCAACCCACTTCCTGCAGCTCCCGGATACGGCTCTGGCACGCTCGGCACCAGATCGGACTTGGCCTGCGGCCCCGTTACTCCCGGTATCTTCAACAAGCGCGGTAAGGGGTTGTCATGCATCCCTGCTTAGAGAGCCTGTCTCAGAGACGCGTGAGCTTTCCAATAGCGCTCCAGAGTGCGGCGCAACCCCTCGTCCAACAACGTCGATGAGCTCCACCCCGGCCACACCAGAACGCGAATGGCAGGCAGGCAAGCACGAAAGCCTCGGGCCGAAGCTGAAGATGATCAGCCCAGGGGCCTCCCACATCGAAGAACAGGGTTTCCGTCGGTCGTTTTGCCTGCTCCCAGATCACCTGGGCGGCTGCGCGTCGACCAACAGGTGAATCCTCCAGCCTCAGGTTGCTGATACGCATGGAAGCCCAGCCTCAGGCACGTAGGCAAGCGAGGCCGCGAACCGCCAAGTGCCGTAACGCCTTGGCGGGATGGCGACGACCCTGCCTCACAAGCAGTTGATCGACAGCAGCCAGCAGCTCCGGATCCCTGCCAGTAGTGATGAGGTGATCGCGCAGAACGAAGAAACGGTTGAGCATGGCTGATGAAACGATCTGAACCCTGGTTAACGACTGAAGATCGAGAGGCTCAGCAAAGGTAGGCCAGTCGTACTCGGCACAGAAGCCCCGCAACACAGCCTGAGTGGCAAGGCACTTGCGACAGCAACAGCAATTAAGCTGGGGCCGATTAGGCTGCCAACACACTCTCAGATGCTGGCGGGCCAAAGTCCAAGGCGCGATCGCCACGGCTTTGCTGACACGATCTTCCACGATCGTGTCATGACACAGCTCAAGACCGGGGATGGACCAAAGGCTCTCCAGTCCGGGATGGCTGCCAAACGGGGAAAGGAACGGCAGAGAATATGAGGAAGGAATAATCACTCTGCTCAGATGCGGGCTTAACAACAAGGCCATAGCAGCCAAAGCACCACCACACTGATGCTGCTCCCAGCTCACCCAGCGATCGCTGAAGGCGCGTAGATTGGTGCGCAGAATAAGCAGGGATACGCCGGTATCAGCCGCCACCCTGAGGAGACTGCTGCGCACCAGATCTGCCTTAGCGTGCTCCGTCAAAAGAATATCAAAACCATGCACAAAGAGCAGATACTTCAGCTGGCCGCGAAAGATCTGGAATGTGCGGAACGAGTCGAGGCCACCGGAGAAGAAAGCGCCTCCCCAACCAGGTTCGGAACTGATCGCGGGCGACGCACTCTCTGCAGACGTCTCAAGCTCCAGTTCCGACCAATGTGGGTGCCAGCTGGCAAGCACATGGGACACCCGGTGTGCGGCCACGACCACCTCAGCCGAGACGGGCGCATCAATCCTCAAGGGCAGTCCGGAAGCCATCGCCGCCGGCACCAGAATCGGCAGGAAGGCATCGGCGCTCAACGGAACGGGAAGACCGTCGGTCTCCAGCCAGATCAGCTGTCGGCGCCCCCCTGCCAGCACAACCGCCTCCAGGCGATTATTGGCGGGACGACGAAGCTGCCTCAGTTCAATGCGGGCTCGAGCGGGGAACAGGGGCATCCGTTCAGGTGGATCTCACCGGAACGCGCGGATCGTGGTGGGCAATCTGGCGCAGGCGTTGCCGTAAATCATCCGCCACGACGGGCTGGGCCTCAGGCAGCCAGGCTCCCCAGGTGCGCAGAAAGCTGTGGACCTTGCCCGTTCGGTT encodes:
- a CDS encoding glycosyltransferase family 4 protein, with the protein product MKLLHIIPRFIGGGPERHLLALAEAWRSAGLQTRQRILVLDPPASAPLLIKARRLGIELLIAPDLSAIRNAIAEADIVEVEFWNHPRLHDLLRQELPQARWILRSAVAGTTPPQVLTEAIGSVADMVIVSTDASLQTPAVCEARARNCRLESIPALADMKRLEGITASPHVGIRVGYLGLVEPTKMHPRFARLAAHITNPEVQIEIYGGGSWKAELQQQFEGLGMSDRVRFHGHVEDIRSAFATMDIFGYPLVPETFATSEKTIQEAMWAGIPPVVLAGTGATLLVQHEHTGLVCEHEADYPHAIDRLAGDPILRRRLGEAAHAFARETFDPVRNAARFHEIFETALSLRKRPHVPLPGRDAPGALRFVQSLGMLGHAFQTSLMADTSLSKDQIGAAEDAIRHASPVMTQGEGGIVHYRNTYPQDPHLHYWCGLISLQAGNWDGARREFDAAIQLGLDRARVQDHLPNPAHAA